One window from the genome of [Mycobacterium] stephanolepidis encodes:
- the mutA gene encoding methylmalonyl-CoA mutase small subunit has product MTVEVPEIRHDFARWQKNVAGVLAKSTRKAVEDLPADPERLLDSPTYDGIAIRPLYTALDELPEPSLPGQWPFVRGGDPRRDVNSGWKVAERFDGAAGTDAALVNEAILDALGQGTSAIVLAGLAPESVGRALQDVYLDLAPIQVEAGAGLIEVAEAIFTVLDAYEGDAAGVVVDLGADPLGDAFTGRSGIAIDDAVALAERAVARTEQIRAITADGTIAHELGASDSQELAVAIAAGVAYLRLLQNAGLGIAEALRQISFRFAATDDQFLSIAKFRAARVLWARVAEVAGAPEAGGALMHAVTSEPMMAQRDPWVNMLRTTLAAFGAGVGGADSVRVRQFDDAIAGGLDSVSPAFSARIARNTQLLLIEESHVGRVLDPGGGSWYIEDLTETLAQQAWSLFTEIEGAGGFQAAAELIRERIAATRAERTDDIAHRRTSVTGVNEFPNLAEAPLPPHATAGYRYAAEFEALRDRSDAALAASGARPSALLIPLGPLAEHNVRTTFASNLLASGGIEVVNPGVLDAGSVADAVADAGARIAVICGTDARYAAEAGPVVDAAKAAGITDVYLAGPEKSVAEVAQTSRPDGYLTMKINAVEALSAILNKLGA; this is encoded by the coding sequence GTGACTGTTGAGGTACCCGAGATTAGGCATGACTTCGCACGGTGGCAGAAGAACGTCGCCGGGGTGTTGGCTAAGTCGACGCGCAAGGCTGTCGAGGATCTGCCCGCCGACCCCGAGCGACTGCTCGACTCGCCGACATACGACGGGATCGCGATCCGTCCGTTGTATACGGCGTTGGATGAGCTTCCCGAGCCGTCGCTGCCCGGACAATGGCCGTTTGTCCGTGGTGGCGATCCTCGGCGCGATGTGAACAGTGGGTGGAAGGTCGCCGAGCGTTTCGACGGTGCCGCTGGGACCGATGCGGCCCTCGTGAACGAGGCCATTCTGGACGCTCTGGGGCAGGGCACCAGCGCCATCGTCCTAGCCGGTCTTGCACCCGAGTCGGTGGGGCGTGCGCTGCAGGACGTCTACCTCGATTTGGCTCCGATCCAAGTGGAGGCCGGTGCCGGGTTGATCGAGGTGGCCGAGGCGATCTTCACGGTGCTGGATGCCTACGAGGGCGATGCCGCCGGTGTTGTCGTGGACCTCGGCGCCGATCCGCTCGGGGATGCCTTCACCGGCCGTTCTGGCATAGCGATCGATGACGCGGTGGCGTTGGCCGAACGTGCGGTCGCGCGGACCGAGCAGATCCGCGCCATCACCGCAGACGGCACGATCGCCCACGAACTCGGCGCCAGCGACAGCCAGGAACTTGCGGTCGCGATAGCGGCCGGGGTCGCCTACCTGAGGCTATTGCAGAACGCGGGCCTGGGAATCGCGGAAGCATTGCGGCAGATCAGTTTCCGTTTCGCCGCGACCGATGATCAGTTCCTGTCGATCGCCAAATTCCGTGCCGCCAGAGTGCTCTGGGCGCGGGTGGCCGAGGTCGCCGGCGCGCCCGAGGCCGGGGGAGCTCTCATGCATGCGGTGACCTCGGAGCCGATGATGGCCCAGCGTGATCCGTGGGTGAACATGCTGCGCACCACGTTGGCCGCCTTCGGCGCCGGAGTCGGTGGCGCGGACAGTGTGCGGGTGCGTCAATTCGATGACGCGATTGCCGGTGGACTGGATTCGGTATCCCCGGCGTTCTCCGCGCGAATCGCCCGAAACACGCAGCTCCTGCTCATCGAGGAGTCCCATGTCGGCCGGGTGCTCGACCCCGGCGGCGGTTCGTGGTACATCGAGGACCTCACGGAAACCCTTGCTCAGCAGGCATGGTCGCTGTTCACCGAGATCGAGGGTGCGGGAGGATTCCAGGCGGCCGCCGAACTGATTCGGGAACGCATCGCCGCGACGCGCGCCGAGCGTACCGACGACATCGCCCATCGGCGTACCTCGGTGACCGGGGTGAACGAATTCCCGAACCTGGCGGAAGCTCCGCTGCCACCACATGCGACGGCGGGTTACCGATACGCCGCCGAATTCGAGGCCCTGCGTGATCGCTCCGATGCAGCGCTGGCCGCATCGGGTGCGCGTCCGTCCGCACTACTGATACCGCTGGGTCCGCTGGCCGAGCACAACGTGCGCACCACATTCGCCTCGAACCTGTTGGCCTCAGGCGGTATCGAGGTCGTCAATCCCGGCGTACTCGACGCCGGATCCGTTGCCGATGCGGTGGCGGATGCGGGAGCGCGCATCGCCGTGATCTGTGGAACCGATGCCCGATACGCCGCTGAAGCAGGTCCGGTTGTCGACGCGGCCAAAGCGGCGGGGATCACCGACGTGTATCTCGCGGGACCCGAGAAGTCCGTCGCGGAGGTCGCGCAGACATCACGACCCGATGGCTACCTGACCATGAAAATCAATGCTGTCGAAGCGCTTTCGGCCATACTGAACAAGTTGGGGGCGTGA
- a CDS encoding TVP38/TMEM64 family protein has protein sequence MGFRQVWGAGVAAARRIPPRQLLWTGVAVLIVAAAVLFLPLPTALQMRDWAGELGPWFPLAFLAAHTIVTVLPFPRTAFTLAAGLLFGTQLGVLLAVVASTASAVLALWGVRALGWKLSTLHHRPGVKNVDDQLRRRGWIAVMSMRLIPAVPFSVLNYAAGASAVRVLPYTLATFIGLLPGTLAVVVLGDALTGHISGTLFMVSLATSVIGVLGILYEIRRYKRTHTEIAAPEASDEPERVGG, from the coding sequence ATGGGATTCCGGCAGGTCTGGGGCGCGGGCGTCGCGGCGGCGCGACGGATCCCGCCGCGTCAGCTGCTATGGACCGGTGTGGCCGTTCTCATCGTGGCCGCGGCCGTGCTGTTTCTTCCACTGCCGACTGCCCTGCAGATGCGGGACTGGGCCGGTGAGCTCGGCCCCTGGTTCCCGCTGGCCTTCCTCGCCGCGCACACGATCGTGACGGTGTTGCCGTTCCCACGGACCGCCTTCACCCTGGCCGCCGGCTTGCTTTTCGGCACGCAGCTCGGCGTACTACTTGCCGTTGTCGCGAGCACCGCGAGCGCGGTCCTGGCGCTGTGGGGTGTGCGGGCGTTGGGTTGGAAGCTCAGCACACTGCATCACCGACCCGGTGTGAAGAATGTCGACGACCAACTACGCCGTCGCGGCTGGATCGCCGTGATGTCTATGCGGCTCATCCCGGCCGTGCCGTTCTCGGTGCTCAACTACGCGGCCGGAGCCTCCGCGGTGCGGGTGCTTCCGTACACGCTGGCCACCTTCATCGGCTTGCTTCCGGGCACCCTTGCCGTCGTGGTACTCGGTGACGCACTCACCGGACATATCAGTGGCACGCTCTTCATGGTTTCGTTGGCCACCTCGGTGATCGGCGTGCTGGGCATCCTGTACGAGATCCGGCGATACAAGCGCACGCACACCGAAATCGCCGCTCCCGAGGCCTCGGATGAACCCGAACGGGTCGGCGGCTAG
- a CDS encoding DoxX family protein yields the protein MTQRRLATPTVLAALAAMQAADAAACVRPIKPIKDALEKVGLPQRIWWVLPVVKSASAVGLLGGIRWTALGRLTAFMLTVYFTLAVGAHFRAHDQAFRALPAASLLVWFAILAGKGFQGRESAV from the coding sequence ATGACGCAGCGGCGTTTGGCGACACCGACGGTACTGGCCGCGCTGGCGGCCATGCAGGCAGCCGATGCCGCGGCTTGCGTCCGGCCGATCAAACCCATCAAGGATGCGCTGGAGAAAGTTGGTTTGCCACAACGGATCTGGTGGGTTCTACCGGTGGTGAAGTCGGCCTCGGCCGTGGGGCTTCTCGGCGGTATCCGATGGACAGCGTTGGGTCGGCTGACCGCGTTCATGCTCACCGTCTACTTCACGCTGGCGGTGGGCGCGCACTTCCGCGCGCATGACCAGGCATTCCGCGCGCTGCCGGCGGCAAGCCTGCTGGTGTGGTTCGCGATTCTCGCGGGCAAGGGATTTCAGGGGCGGGAGTCCGCGGTCTAG
- a CDS encoding DoxX family protein, with the protein MSSLDGIDSGLCVRPVPYVAKCLDDVRYPQENRWIFAPIKAASAIGLLGGIRFPGLAKLTLVMLTIYFGLAVGAHLRVRDLGVNAMSASTLFATYGVLAARGLAAKSS; encoded by the coding sequence ATGTCTTCATTGGACGGGATTGATTCCGGGCTGTGCGTCCGGCCGGTTCCCTACGTTGCTAAATGCCTTGATGACGTGCGTTATCCGCAGGAGAACCGTTGGATCTTCGCGCCGATCAAGGCCGCATCCGCGATAGGGCTGCTGGGCGGAATCCGGTTCCCGGGGCTTGCCAAGCTGACGCTGGTGATGCTCACCATCTATTTCGGTCTGGCAGTGGGCGCACATCTGCGGGTGCGCGATCTCGGTGTGAATGCGATGTCCGCCTCGACCTTGTTTGCCACCTACGGCGTGTTGGCGGCCAGGGGCTTGGCGGCGAAATCGTCATGA
- a CDS encoding Nramp family divalent metal transporter — protein sequence MTEMGMVDAPLGNSDDLVVGAPGGVTAQPKSAVLDSAHLGDIEGAFGRISVSDPGQARTFKTRMATMAAILGPGIIVMVGDNDAGGVATYAQAGQSYGYSLLWVLLLLIPVLIVNQEMVVRLGAVTGVGHARLINERFGRGWGWFSVGDLFILNFLTLVTEFIGVALASEYLGVPKYYTVPVAAIALILIMATGSFRRWERAMFVFIVITLLQIPMFLMSDPQWGRAAHDFVVPGIEGGISSGAVLLIIAMVGTTVAPWQLFFQQSNIVDKRITPRFIGYERADTVIGSLVVVIGAAALLMTADYAARVTGNSGPDKWGDGGDAGLIAGWLGEAQPLLGKIFAIVLLDASIIGAAAVTLATSYAFGDTFGLKHSLHRSFKDAKPFYLSYTVMVGVGAAIVLIPHAPLGLMTTAVQALAGLLLPSASVFLLLLCNDKAVLGPWVNKAWLNIVAGLIVGVLLFLSGILMATTLFPDLDFVQVAGDLAAGVAVLGVLIGIGLWWTSGRQSVDPAAVAMAKALEGVDARTWRMPPLALLEPVTWSPSTKLGMLALRGYLVVGAILLVVKAIQLAHGS from the coding sequence ATGACCGAGATGGGAATGGTCGACGCGCCATTGGGAAACTCGGACGACCTTGTTGTGGGGGCACCTGGAGGCGTCACGGCCCAGCCGAAGAGCGCAGTTCTTGACTCGGCGCATCTCGGCGATATCGAGGGCGCATTCGGCAGGATCAGTGTGAGTGATCCCGGCCAGGCGCGGACCTTCAAGACCCGGATGGCCACGATGGCCGCGATCCTGGGACCGGGCATCATCGTCATGGTCGGTGACAACGACGCCGGCGGCGTGGCGACCTACGCGCAGGCCGGTCAGAGTTATGGATACAGCTTGTTGTGGGTGCTTCTGCTGCTCATTCCGGTTCTTATCGTCAACCAGGAGATGGTGGTTAGGCTTGGCGCGGTCACCGGGGTGGGACACGCACGGTTGATCAACGAACGGTTCGGCCGTGGGTGGGGCTGGTTCTCCGTGGGCGACCTGTTCATCCTGAACTTTCTGACCCTCGTTACTGAATTCATCGGTGTGGCATTGGCTTCCGAGTACCTGGGAGTTCCGAAGTACTACACGGTGCCCGTCGCCGCGATCGCGCTGATTCTCATCATGGCCACCGGGAGCTTCCGTCGTTGGGAGCGCGCCATGTTCGTGTTCATTGTGATCACGCTGCTGCAGATTCCCATGTTCTTGATGTCGGATCCGCAGTGGGGCAGGGCCGCACACGATTTCGTGGTGCCGGGCATCGAGGGCGGAATCAGTTCGGGTGCTGTACTGCTGATCATCGCGATGGTGGGCACCACCGTGGCGCCATGGCAGCTGTTCTTCCAGCAGTCGAACATCGTCGACAAGCGCATCACTCCTCGGTTCATCGGGTACGAACGTGCTGACACCGTGATCGGCTCTCTCGTGGTGGTGATAGGTGCTGCCGCGTTGCTGATGACGGCCGACTACGCAGCCCGCGTCACCGGGAACTCGGGCCCGGACAAATGGGGTGACGGTGGTGATGCGGGTCTGATCGCCGGCTGGTTGGGAGAGGCTCAGCCATTGCTGGGCAAGATCTTTGCCATCGTGCTGCTGGATGCGTCGATCATCGGCGCAGCGGCGGTCACCCTGGCGACCAGTTACGCGTTCGGTGACACCTTCGGGCTCAAGCACTCGCTGCACCGTAGCTTCAAGGACGCCAAGCCGTTCTACTTGTCCTACACCGTGATGGTTGGCGTGGGGGCGGCCATCGTGCTGATTCCGCATGCCCCGCTCGGGCTGATGACCACCGCGGTGCAGGCATTGGCCGGGCTGCTGCTGCCCAGCGCGAGCGTGTTCCTGCTGTTGTTGTGCAATGACAAGGCGGTGCTGGGTCCCTGGGTCAACAAGGCGTGGCTCAACATCGTGGCGGGGCTCATCGTCGGTGTGCTGCTGTTTCTTTCCGGCATCTTGATGGCCACCACCCTCTTCCCGGACCTGGACTTCGTGCAGGTCGCCGGTGACCTGGCGGCAGGTGTCGCGGTTCTCGGGGTGCTGATAGGGATTGGTCTGTGGTGGACCTCGGGTAGGCAAAGCGTCGATCCGGCGGCGGTGGCGATGGCCAAGGCCCTCGAAGGCGTGGACGCCCGGACCTGGCGGATGCCCCCGTTGGCCTTACTCGAACCGGTCACGTGGAGTCCGTCGACGAAGTTGGGCATGCTTGCGCTTCGGGGATACCTCGTGGTCGGCGCCATCCTGTTGGTGGTGAAGGCAATTCAACTCGCGCACGGGAGTTGA
- a CDS encoding magnesium transporter MgtE N-terminal domain-containing protein encodes MSTSSNAAVPRVIQFSDLLKAPVVARSGDTVGRLEDVIVRFRGADEYPIVTGYFVDMGGRRVFVSSDAVSVVAPARIELSKNKVDLRGFERRDGEYLLEEDVLDHRFIDVENAELVHAYDIELVESPEGWILARLDTRRPARFFGLIKAGAGQAGRDWKAFEPMIGHGGSLLARRVGGRVNTLKPAEIADLLEEAAKEEGGEILDRVRDNPELEADVFEELDSDKASKLFQDMPDAEVAALLGRMRADDAADAIFDLRQSRRRAVLELMPGPQRTKVVTLMGFSPQSAGGLMNVDIVSCVLGSSAADALAAISAAKSLQPEALLKAHVIADNGELVGVVSVIRLLQAARDVTVESIMDDDPVRVSPEADLTDVALLMADYNLALIPVVDGGDKVLGVVTYDDVLAALIPEDWRRREPAPRPVRQIASSPDGVSP; translated from the coding sequence ATGTCTACTTCGAGTAACGCGGCTGTGCCGCGGGTAATCCAATTTTCGGATCTATTGAAGGCTCCGGTTGTCGCACGTTCGGGTGACACAGTAGGCCGGTTGGAAGACGTCATCGTTCGGTTCCGTGGAGCAGATGAGTACCCGATTGTCACCGGCTACTTCGTCGACATGGGTGGACGCAGGGTATTCGTATCTTCAGACGCGGTTTCTGTCGTGGCGCCAGCTCGAATTGAATTGAGCAAGAACAAAGTTGATCTGCGCGGCTTTGAACGTCGCGATGGGGAATACCTACTGGAGGAGGACGTACTCGATCACCGGTTTATCGATGTGGAGAATGCCGAGCTGGTGCATGCCTACGATATCGAGCTGGTGGAGTCGCCTGAAGGGTGGATTCTCGCTCGACTCGATACCCGTCGTCCGGCAAGGTTTTTCGGCCTGATCAAGGCGGGGGCCGGCCAGGCGGGTAGGGACTGGAAGGCGTTCGAGCCGATGATCGGCCATGGTGGATCGCTGCTGGCACGCCGCGTCGGGGGGAGAGTGAACACACTCAAGCCCGCCGAAATCGCCGACCTACTCGAGGAGGCCGCCAAGGAAGAGGGCGGCGAGATCCTCGACCGCGTCCGCGACAATCCCGAGCTCGAAGCCGATGTATTCGAGGAACTCGATTCGGATAAGGCCAGCAAGCTGTTCCAGGACATGCCCGATGCCGAGGTCGCTGCTCTGCTTGGCAGGATGCGCGCCGATGATGCGGCGGATGCGATCTTCGATCTGCGCCAGTCGCGTCGACGGGCCGTCTTGGAGCTGATGCCGGGCCCGCAACGTACCAAGGTGGTCACGTTGATGGGGTTCAGCCCTCAGTCGGCCGGTGGTCTGATGAACGTCGACATCGTCTCGTGCGTGCTCGGTAGCAGCGCCGCTGATGCGCTTGCTGCGATCTCTGCGGCGAAATCCCTACAACCCGAGGCGCTTCTGAAAGCGCACGTGATCGCCGATAACGGTGAATTGGTGGGTGTGGTGTCGGTGATCCGGCTCCTGCAGGCCGCTCGTGACGTGACCGTGGAATCGATCATGGACGATGACCCGGTGCGGGTCTCCCCGGAGGCCGATCTCACTGATGTCGCGCTGCTGATGGCCGACTACAACCTGGCCTTGATTCCCGTTGTCGATGGGGGAGACAAGGTTCTTGGCGTGGTCACGTATGACGACGTGTTGGCCGCGTTGATCCCTGAGGATTGGCGTCGTCGCGAACCCGCCCCGCGTCCGGTGCGCCAGATCGCCTCGAGCCCAGACGGAGTCAGCCCATGA
- a CDS encoding SPFH domain-containing protein: MGVAAGAFVLIVLIILGVTIVLKSVALVPQAEAAVIERLGRYSKTVSGQLTILVPFVDRIRAKVDLRERVVSFPPQPVITEDNLTVNIDTVVYFQVTNPQAAVYEISNYIVGVEQLTTTTLRNVVGGMTLEQTLTSRDQINGQLRGVLDEATGRWGLRVARVELRSIDPPPSVQESMEKQMKADREKRAMILSAEGARQAAILSAEGQKQAQILAAEGSRQSAILAAEGERQSRILRAEGERAAQYLQAQGQAKAIEKVFAAVKSGKPTPELLAYQYLQTLPKMAQGEANKVWLIPSDFGSALQGFTKLLGAPGTDGVFRYEPSPADESSERPEDDATEVAGWFETKTTPEVAAAVAAAQSAAQEIGASDPAIDPANRHGLPGA; the protein is encoded by the coding sequence ATGGGAGTAGCTGCCGGAGCCTTTGTGCTGATCGTCTTGATCATCCTGGGCGTCACCATCGTGCTGAAGTCCGTGGCACTCGTCCCGCAAGCGGAAGCCGCGGTGATCGAGCGTCTGGGGCGGTACTCGAAGACCGTGAGCGGGCAGTTGACCATTCTGGTGCCGTTCGTCGACCGCATTCGGGCCAAGGTTGATCTGCGTGAGCGGGTGGTGTCCTTCCCGCCCCAACCGGTGATCACCGAGGACAACCTGACGGTGAACATCGACACCGTCGTCTACTTCCAAGTCACCAATCCGCAGGCTGCGGTGTACGAGATCAGCAACTACATCGTCGGTGTGGAACAGCTCACCACCACCACGCTGCGCAATGTGGTCGGTGGCATGACGCTGGAGCAGACGCTGACCTCACGCGATCAGATCAACGGCCAGCTGCGTGGTGTACTCGACGAGGCCACCGGGCGGTGGGGCCTACGCGTCGCGCGCGTCGAGTTGCGATCCATCGACCCGCCGCCTTCGGTGCAGGAATCGATGGAAAAGCAGATGAAGGCCGACCGCGAGAAGCGCGCCATGATCCTATCGGCCGAAGGTGCCAGGCAGGCCGCGATCCTGTCGGCGGAGGGGCAAAAGCAGGCCCAGATCCTGGCCGCCGAAGGCTCGCGGCAGTCGGCGATTCTGGCCGCCGAAGGTGAACGCCAGTCCCGCATCCTGCGTGCCGAGGGTGAGCGCGCCGCTCAGTATCTGCAGGCTCAGGGTCAGGCCAAAGCCATCGAAAAGGTCTTTGCCGCAGTGAAATCCGGCAAGCCCACTCCGGAGTTGTTGGCATATCAGTATTTACAGACACTGCCGAAGATGGCTCAGGGTGAAGCCAACAAGGTATGGCTCATTCCCAGCGACTTCGGCTCGGCATTGCAGGGGTTCACCAAGTTGCTGGGCGCGCCCGGCACCGACGGCGTGTTCCGCTACGAGCCGTCTCCTGCCGATGAGTCGAGCGAGCGTCCCGAGGACGACGCCACCGAGGTTGCCGGATGGTTCGAGACAAAGACCACCCCGGAAGTCGCTGCGGCGGTTGCCGCGGCGCAATCCGCGGCCCAGGAGATCGGGGCATCGGACCCCGCGATCGATCCGGCGAACCGTCACGGTCTGCCCGGGGCGTGA
- a CDS encoding NfeD family protein, with amino-acid sequence MPIVWLVAGILLAAAELMTGDMFLLMLGGSALITAGAGWVFDMPLWAEGLVFVISAVILLVGVRPALRKRLTAGPILHTNAKALEGKSAIVIEPVDDVHGLVRLGGEMWSARSLEKSGRFEQGETVTVVQIDGATAVVEKI; translated from the coding sequence ATGCCGATTGTGTGGCTCGTCGCAGGCATCCTGCTTGCGGCCGCCGAACTGATGACAGGTGACATGTTCCTGTTGATGCTTGGCGGTTCGGCCCTGATCACGGCCGGTGCCGGCTGGGTGTTTGACATGCCGTTGTGGGCAGAGGGGCTGGTCTTCGTCATCAGCGCGGTCATTCTGCTGGTCGGCGTGCGGCCTGCTCTGCGCAAGCGGCTAACGGCAGGCCCGATCCTGCACACCAACGCCAAGGCGTTGGAGGGCAAGAGTGCCATTGTGATTGAACCGGTCGATGACGTCCACGGGCTGGTTCGACTCGGCGGCGAGATGTGGTCCGCCCGCAGCCTGGAGAAGTCTGGGCGATTCGAGCAGGGTGAGACGGTGACGGTTGTTCAAATCGACGGCGCGACGGCGGTTGTCGAGAAGATCTAG
- a CDS encoding ferrochelatase, which produces MLFDAVLLLSFGGPEGPQEVRPFLENVTRGRGIPPERLDEVAEHYFHFGGVSPINGINRALIAEISRQLELSGRPLPVFFGNRNWHPMVEETVADMRDKGVRRAAVFTTSAWGGYSGCTQYVEDIARARAAVGEGAPELVKLRQYFDHPALVQLYAEAVTAAVSGMREAPRLVFTAHSIPIAADQRHGPDLYSRQVRYLAELVAAAAGYQDYDVVWQSRSGPPQVPWLEPDIVDHLAALKDRDIRSVVVAPIGFVSDHLEVVWDLDNEAREYAAEHDIEFARAATPGADERFARVALDLIAEIADGTAPRRMAGANPVPGYGFSVNGALCSPLCCGRQEV; this is translated from the coding sequence ATGCTTTTTGACGCGGTGCTTCTGCTGTCCTTCGGGGGACCCGAGGGGCCGCAAGAGGTTCGGCCGTTTCTGGAGAACGTCACCCGCGGTCGCGGGATTCCGCCGGAACGTCTCGACGAGGTGGCCGAGCACTACTTCCATTTTGGCGGTGTCTCACCGATCAACGGCATCAATCGCGCCCTGATCGCTGAGATCTCGCGCCAGCTGGAACTGAGCGGACGCCCGCTGCCGGTGTTCTTCGGCAACCGCAACTGGCACCCCATGGTGGAAGAAACCGTTGCCGACATGCGCGACAAAGGGGTTCGCCGCGCAGCGGTCTTCACGACCTCTGCCTGGGGCGGTTACTCGGGATGCACCCAGTACGTGGAAGACATTGCACGGGCCAGGGCCGCGGTGGGCGAGGGGGCGCCCGAGCTGGTCAAGCTTCGTCAGTACTTCGACCACCCCGCGTTGGTGCAGCTGTACGCAGAGGCGGTGACCGCCGCGGTGTCGGGGATGCGGGAGGCGCCCCGGCTGGTGTTCACCGCACATTCCATCCCCATCGCCGCCGACCAACGGCACGGTCCCGATCTGTACAGCCGACAGGTGCGCTACCTTGCGGAGCTGGTTGCGGCCGCGGCCGGTTACCAGGATTACGACGTGGTGTGGCAGTCCCGCTCTGGTCCACCCCAGGTCCCGTGGCTAGAACCCGACATTGTCGATCATCTTGCGGCACTGAAAGATCGGGACATTCGCTCGGTTGTGGTAGCACCGATCGGGTTTGTCTCGGACCATCTCGAAGTGGTGTGGGACTTGGACAACGAGGCGCGTGAGTACGCGGCCGAACACGACATCGAATTCGCGCGGGCGGCGACACCGGGTGCGGACGAGCGATTCGCACGTGTGGCGCTCGACTTGATCGCAGAGATCGCGGACGGCACGGCACCGCGGCGTATGGCCGGAGCGAACCCGGTCCCCGGGTACGGGTTCAGCGTGAACGGCGCCCTGTGTTCGCCGCTGTGCTGCGGTCGCCAGGAGGTCTAA
- the inhA gene encoding NADH-dependent enoyl-ACP reductase InhA translates to MAGLLEGKRILVTGIITDSSIAFHIAKVAQEQGAQLVLTGFDRLRLIERITQRLPEPAPLLELNVQDEKHLDSLADRVTEVIGEGNKLDGVVHSIGFMPQTGMGLNPFFEAPFEDVAKGFHISAFSYASLAKAVLPIMNPGGSIVGMDFDPTRAMPFYNWMTVAKSALESVNRFVAREAGAAGIRSNLVAAGPIRTLAMSAIVGGALGEEAGQQMSVLEDGWDQRAPIGWDMKDPTPVAKTVCALLSDWLPATTGDIIFADGGAHTQLL, encoded by the coding sequence GTGGCAGGGCTACTTGAGGGCAAGCGGATTCTGGTGACGGGCATCATCACCGATTCGTCGATCGCGTTCCACATCGCGAAGGTCGCGCAGGAGCAGGGCGCACAGCTGGTACTCACCGGATTCGACCGGTTGCGTCTTATCGAGCGCATCACGCAGCGCCTGCCCGAGCCCGCGCCGCTGCTGGAGCTCAATGTGCAGGACGAGAAGCACCTGGACAGCCTTGCCGACCGTGTCACCGAGGTGATCGGCGAGGGCAACAAGCTTGACGGCGTGGTGCACTCCATCGGTTTCATGCCGCAGACCGGCATGGGGTTGAACCCGTTTTTCGAGGCCCCCTTCGAGGACGTCGCCAAGGGCTTTCACATCTCGGCGTTCTCGTATGCGTCCCTGGCCAAGGCCGTGCTGCCCATCATGAACCCGGGCGGCAGCATCGTGGGCATGGACTTCGACCCGACCCGCGCGATGCCGTTCTACAACTGGATGACCGTGGCCAAGAGCGCACTGGAATCGGTAAACCGGTTCGTCGCGCGCGAGGCGGGTGCGGCCGGCATTCGTTCGAATCTGGTGGCGGCCGGTCCCATCCGGACGCTGGCCATGAGTGCGATCGTCGGCGGTGCGCTGGGCGAGGAGGCCGGCCAGCAGATGAGCGTGCTCGAGGATGGTTGGGACCAGCGTGCCCCGATCGGTTGGGACATGAAGGACCCGACACCCGTCGCCAAGACCGTGTGCGCCCTGCTCTCGGACTGGCTGCCCGCCACCACCGGCGACATCATCTTCGCCGACGGCGGCGCGCACACTCAGCTGCTCTAG
- the fabG1 gene encoding 3-oxoacyl-ACP reductase FabG1: protein MSDALGAGATRPDFVSRSVLVTGGNRGIGLAIAQRLAADGHKVAVTHRGSGVPEGLFGVECDVTDNDAVDRAFKEVEEHQGAVEVLVSNAGIAQDAFLMRMTEEKFEQVINANLTGAFRVAQRASRTMQRKRFGRMIFIGSVSGTWGIGNQANYAASKAGVIGLARSIARELSKAGVTANVVAPGFIDTEMTRALDERVQEGALEFIPAKRVGTAAEVAGVVSFLASEDASYISGAVIPVDGGMGMGH from the coding sequence ATGTCTGATGCTCTCGGCGCTGGCGCCACCCGTCCCGACTTTGTCTCTCGTTCTGTATTGGTTACCGGTGGCAACCGGGGTATCGGCCTTGCGATCGCGCAACGTCTTGCCGCTGACGGGCATAAGGTGGCGGTGACTCACCGCGGATCCGGGGTGCCCGAGGGCTTGTTCGGAGTGGAGTGCGATGTCACCGACAACGATGCCGTCGACCGGGCCTTCAAAGAGGTCGAAGAGCATCAGGGAGCTGTCGAGGTGTTGGTATCCAACGCCGGCATTGCGCAGGACGCATTCTTGATGCGCATGACCGAGGAGAAGTTCGAGCAGGTCATCAATGCGAACCTGACCGGGGCGTTTCGGGTGGCCCAGCGCGCCTCGCGCACTATGCAGCGGAAGCGCTTCGGCCGGATGATCTTCATCGGTTCGGTTTCCGGTACGTGGGGAATCGGTAACCAGGCCAACTACGCGGCTTCCAAGGCCGGTGTCATCGGCCTGGCGCGCTCGATCGCTCGGGAGCTCTCCAAGGCGGGCGTCACCGCCAACGTGGTCGCCCCTGGTTTCATCGACACCGAGATGACCCGCGCGCTCGATGAGAGGGTTCAGGAGGGCGCACTGGAATTCATCCCGGCGAAGCGAGTGGGCACTGCCGCCGAGGTCGCCGGGGTCGTCAGCTTCCTGGCGTCCGAGGATGCCAGTTACATCTCCGGTGCGGTCATCCCGGTTGATGGTGGCATGGGCATGGGCCACTAG